Proteins encoded by one window of Candidatus Nomurabacteria bacterium:
- a CDS encoding site-2 protease family protein: MSILIFIIVLLVLVTVHEFGHFIVAKKFGIKVDEFGFGFPPRAAVLGKIGETLYTVNWIPFGGFVKIFGENPDTESMTGPDSSRSMVNKPKLVQAAVLFAGIFFNIVFAWILISVGYMTGLPTSVSEAPKNATITNQVLMITEILPNSPALAAGLKSQDIITNISADGDTIGILTPESLHDFIIAHGDSDILITYERDKVEATTSARPVAGIIGTDKGIGIAMDAVGIIRLPFFSAIGNGAKTTAYLLVNTLKGFGMLISGAFNGTGNLDQVSGPVGIVKIVGVAYNFGFAYLLSFTALISINLAIINLMPFPALDGGRLLFILIESIKGSRINPKVANIINFAGFIILIGLMLLVTVHDVIKLF; encoded by the coding sequence ATGTCTATACTTATTTTTATAATCGTCTTATTAGTGCTCGTTACTGTTCATGAATTTGGGCATTTTATTGTTGCCAAAAAATTTGGTATTAAAGTGGATGAATTTGGTTTCGGCTTCCCACCACGGGCAGCTGTACTCGGTAAAATCGGTGAGACGCTCTACACAGTAAACTGGATTCCATTTGGAGGCTTTGTAAAAATTTTTGGCGAGAATCCTGATACTGAATCAATGACCGGACCTGACAGTAGTAGAAGCATGGTGAATAAACCCAAACTCGTCCAGGCAGCAGTCTTGTTTGCTGGAATCTTTTTTAATATCGTTTTCGCGTGGATTCTGATTAGTGTTGGTTACATGACAGGATTGCCGACATCAGTCTCTGAGGCGCCGAAAAACGCGACTATTACAAACCAAGTATTGATGATTACAGAAATATTGCCAAATTCACCAGCACTAGCTGCAGGACTCAAATCTCAAGATATTATTACGAACATTTCAGCTGATGGCGATACGATAGGTATACTAACGCCAGAATCATTGCATGACTTTATTATTGCACATGGCGATAGTGACATCCTCATCACCTATGAACGCGACAAAGTAGAAGCAACGACGAGTGCACGTCCGGTAGCTGGCATTATTGGTACTGATAAGGGTATTGGTATAGCAATGGATGCCGTTGGTATTATTCGCTTGCCATTTTTCTCTGCGATAGGTAATGGTGCCAAGACGACTGCATACTTGTTAGTAAATACGCTCAAAGGTTTCGGCATGCTCATAAGTGGGGCGTTTAATGGAACAGGGAATTTAGATCAAGTGTCTGGTCCAGTGGGTATAGTGAAAATAGTTGGTGTGGCATATAACTTCGGCTTTGCATACTTACTCTCATTCACCGCACTCATATCGATCAATCTTGCAATCATCAACCTGATGCCATTTCCGGCACTCGATGGCGGACGACTACTCTTCATCCTCATCGAATCCATCAAAGGCTCACGTATTAATCCGAAGGTGGCAAATATTATCAATTTCGCTGGCTTCATAATATTGATAGGCCTGATGCTCCTCGTGACTGTGCATGATGTGATAAAACTTTTCTAA
- the murB gene encoding UDP-N-acetylmuramate dehydrogenase, whose translation MKIIDHISLEKLSTFSIGGTARHGIVISDKNDIPKAFAFAEEQKLRVHVTGGGSNTIFDDSKELPLCILKIEIDGKDVHNQGDKIHISFGAGVSWDEAVQYTLDHNASGIEALSMIPGTVGAAPVQNIGAYGQEVSQTIYAVHAYDSIGKKFVTLSNRDCEFSYRQSIFNTVAKNRYVIHSVTFALSMELPAVPVYAGVSELVQAKTEGSLLEKIRESVMELRKNKLPDPSHIPNCGSFFKNPIVANNLIETLQAAYKTMPVYKVTDKQSKLSAGWLIEQLGYKGTTIGPVGIYEKNALVLYNRGGATLIDLEQAIREITTKVSNRFAVTLICEPLILKI comes from the coding sequence ATGAAAATTATTGACCATATTTCGCTTGAGAAGCTATCTACATTTAGTATTGGTGGTACTGCGAGGCATGGCATTGTCATTTCAGACAAAAATGATATTCCTAAAGCGTTTGCATTTGCCGAGGAACAAAAGCTTAGAGTGCATGTTACAGGTGGTGGATCTAATACCATATTTGATGATAGTAAAGAGTTGCCACTTTGTATACTTAAGATAGAAATTGATGGCAAGGATGTACACAATCAAGGAGATAAAATTCATATTTCATTTGGTGCTGGGGTATCTTGGGATGAGGCAGTGCAATATACACTCGATCATAATGCAAGCGGCATCGAAGCATTATCAATGATACCAGGCACTGTTGGTGCTGCCCCGGTACAAAATATTGGTGCGTATGGTCAAGAAGTTTCGCAGACGATTTATGCTGTACATGCATATGACAGCATTGGGAAAAAATTTGTAACATTATCGAATCGCGATTGCGAGTTTTCTTATAGACAGAGTATTTTTAATACAGTGGCAAAAAATCGCTATGTTATTCATTCGGTTACGTTTGCTCTTTCAATGGAATTGCCAGCAGTACCTGTGTATGCGGGAGTATCAGAATTAGTCCAGGCAAAAACGGAAGGAAGTTTGTTGGAAAAAATTAGAGAATCAGTCATGGAGCTCCGTAAAAATAAACTACCAGATCCTTCACATATTCCAAATTGCGGCTCATTTTTTAAGAATCCGATAGTCGCAAATAATCTTATCGAGACTCTGCAAGCTGCTTATAAAACTATGCCAGTCTATAAAGTAACTGATAAGCAAAGTAAATTATCAGCCGGGTGGCTGATCGAGCAGTTAGGTTATAAAGGTACAACCATTGGCCCAGTTGGCATATATGAAAAAAATGCTTTAGTACTTTACAACCGAGGTGGTGCAACACTTATTGATCTAGAACAAGCCATACGAGAAATTACTACCAAGGTGAGTAATCGTTTTGCTGTTACACTTATTTGTGAGCCTCTTATTCTTAAAATATAA
- a CDS encoding UDP-N-acetylmuramoyl-tripeptide--D-alanyl-D-alanine ligase, protein MTDVEHIYKLYKVCPKVFTDSRKVEVGGIFFALSGEQFDGNAFAEKALELGARSAVIDNEIYKKDERYIVVPNVLQSLQELARKHREQFTIPIIGITGSNGKTTTKELCREVLSQKGYVLATEGNLNNHIGVPLTILTLTHEHQYAIIEMGDNKRGDIKELCQIAKPTIGIITNVGKDHLGGYKNQKENVATKLELFDYLKEQNGVVLVNSEDADLMNAAEHIEKSIYTPSNYEVKLENAYLTYKQKDAWIPTKLYGLFNIANIACAKALGDHFATNNKEMDKAISNYEPLLMRSQIVETKTNTIILDAYNANPSSMVLALDSFNILESKNKKVAILGDMLELGIESEEEHRKIVDLVEQYGIEAYLYGPEFYKSKNDKALFFPNFETLFDHITNMKFSNTTILLKASRGMKVERLVPVL, encoded by the coding sequence ATGACAGATGTAGAACATATATATAAGCTCTATAAAGTGTGTCCTAAAGTTTTTACTGATTCACGAAAAGTTGAAGTAGGAGGCATTTTCTTTGCTCTCTCTGGTGAACAATTTGATGGTAACGCCTTTGCAGAAAAAGCACTTGAGCTTGGTGCCCGATCTGCAGTCATTGATAATGAAATATATAAAAAAGATGAGCGATATATCGTTGTACCCAATGTACTGCAATCATTGCAAGAGTTGGCAAGAAAACATCGTGAGCAATTTACGATTCCAATAATTGGCATAACAGGCAGTAATGGAAAAACGACGACAAAAGAATTGTGCAGAGAAGTGTTAAGTCAAAAAGGGTATGTGCTCGCGACGGAAGGTAATTTGAATAATCATATTGGCGTACCACTGACGATCCTTACACTCACTCATGAACATCAATACGCAATTATTGAAATGGGGGATAATAAACGCGGAGATATTAAAGAATTATGTCAAATTGCGAAACCAACTATTGGCATTATTACAAATGTAGGTAAAGATCATTTGGGTGGCTATAAAAACCAAAAGGAAAATGTCGCAACTAAGCTTGAACTCTTTGACTATCTCAAAGAGCAAAATGGTGTCGTGCTCGTCAACAGTGAAGATGCAGACTTGATGAATGCAGCAGAACATATTGAAAAGAGTATATATACACCGAGTAACTATGAAGTAAAACTAGAAAATGCATATCTTACGTACAAACAAAAAGACGCTTGGATACCAACAAAACTGTATGGATTATTTAATATTGCAAATATAGCTTGTGCTAAAGCGCTCGGAGATCATTTTGCTACAAATAATAAAGAGATGGATAAAGCAATAAGTAATTATGAACCGCTCCTCATGCGTTCGCAGATTGTAGAGACGAAGACAAATACGATTATTCTGGATGCTTACAATGCGAACCCATCATCAATGGTACTTGCGCTTGATTCATTCAATATACTTGAAAGCAAAAATAAAAAAGTCGCCATTTTGGGTGATATGTTGGAACTTGGAATTGAAAGTGAGGAAGAGCATAGAAAGATTGTCGACTTGGTTGAACAGTATGGAATCGAAGCTTATTTGTATGGTCCAGAATTCTATAAAAGTAAAAATGACAAAGCACTTTTCTTTCCAAATTTTGAAACGTTATTTGACCATATTACAAATATGAAATTTTCGAATACAACAATACTTTTGAAGGCATCACGTGGAATGAAAGTAGAGAGATTGGTGCCAGTACTGTAA
- the ybeY gene encoding rRNA maturation RNase YbeY, translated as MYTTDTVAISSMTKGKLPSLPLVSIKNAILGETYDLSIIIATPAVSKKFNFRFRKKDKPTTILSFSLSPVSGELMLELGLIKKEAKNLGADYTKHLAYLLIHGMLHLKGMEHSSKMDTEEERWKKHFHIIA; from the coding sequence ATGTACACGACTGATACTGTAGCTATTTCATCAATGACCAAAGGCAAGCTTCCAAGCTTGCCTTTGGTGTCTATAAAAAATGCAATCCTAGGCGAAACATACGATCTATCAATCATCATCGCCACTCCCGCTGTTTCAAAAAAGTTTAATTTTCGCTTTCGAAAAAAAGATAAACCAACAACCATTCTAAGTTTTTCTCTATCTCCTGTAAGTGGTGAATTGATGCTTGAACTTGGCTTAATTAAAAAAGAAGCAAAAAATCTTGGAGCAGACTACACAAAGCATCTCGCGTATTTACTTATCCACGGTATGCTTCATTTGAAAGGAATGGAACATAGTAGTAAGATGGATACAGAAGAGGAACGTTGGAAAAAACATTTCCATATTATTGCTTAA
- a CDS encoding UDP-N-acetylmuramoyl-L-alanyl-D-glutamate--2,6-diaminopimelate ligase, whose protein sequence is MELEKIFIDIPIEKIHGSFDCSVSHMTLDSRDVRGDSIFVAIKGDKSDGHVFIDLAIQSGALMIICSVMPEKIHENITYVCISNIERFIGVIASRFYGHPSETLKVIGVTGTNGKTTIATLLYKAVGHLGKKAGLISTIENYVCEKVLQTSNTTPDAITIQRLFREMINAGCEYCFMEVSSHALVLGRVNGIKFHGGIFTNLTLDHLDFHKTLSNYLEAKKLFFDMLPQGAFALVNSDDEATAKLTRDTKATISTYALLKDAFYKGEIKELVFPKMAFEINGLQGNFKLVGDYNAYNILAIYGTLQILGFEPNKSIQIIERLDGARGRFEILVSKLGAIAIIDYAHTPDGLQNVLKTISNINQNKHSIITVFGCGGDRDRTKRPLMTEIALRYSNKVIVTTDNSRSENPENIIADMVATLAEKTNIEIILDRSLAIATAVKSLQSGDIVLIAGKGHEMYQDIKGLKTHFSDREEVEKIFTF, encoded by the coding sequence ATGGAATTAGAAAAAATATTTATTGATATCCCAATAGAAAAAATTCATGGCAGTTTTGATTGCAGTGTTTCTCATATGACGCTCGATTCTCGCGATGTGCGTGGTGATTCAATTTTCGTAGCAATCAAAGGGGACAAGAGCGATGGTCATGTATTTATTGACTTGGCGATTCAAAGTGGAGCATTAATGATTATTTGCTCAGTGATGCCAGAGAAAATCCATGAAAATATAACCTACGTTTGCATATCAAATATTGAAAGGTTTATTGGAGTTATTGCAAGTCGGTTTTATGGACATCCATCAGAAACACTAAAAGTTATTGGTGTTACAGGAACTAATGGCAAGACGACTATTGCAACACTTCTATATAAAGCAGTGGGACATTTAGGGAAAAAAGCCGGCCTTATTTCGACAATCGAAAATTATGTCTGTGAGAAAGTATTGCAAACAAGCAACACAACACCTGATGCCATAACAATACAGCGATTATTCCGTGAGATGATCAATGCAGGATGCGAGTATTGTTTTATGGAAGTCAGTTCTCATGCGCTTGTGCTTGGACGTGTCAATGGCATAAAATTTCATGGTGGAATATTTACAAATCTAACACTTGATCATTTGGATTTTCATAAAACTCTTTCTAATTACTTAGAAGCCAAAAAACTATTTTTTGATATGTTGCCACAGGGTGCATTTGCACTTGTAAATAGTGATGATGAAGCAACTGCAAAATTAACTAGAGATACGAAAGCAACTATTTCGACCTATGCACTTTTAAAGGACGCTTTTTATAAAGGTGAAATTAAAGAATTAGTATTTCCTAAAATGGCATTTGAGATTAATGGACTCCAGGGTAATTTTAAGCTAGTTGGGGATTACAATGCGTATAATATTTTAGCTATATATGGCACATTACAAATATTGGGCTTTGAGCCAAACAAAAGCATACAAATAATTGAACGACTTGATGGAGCTAGAGGTAGGTTTGAAATATTAGTATCAAAACTTGGCGCTATAGCAATTATCGATTATGCGCATACTCCAGACGGTTTGCAAAATGTTTTAAAAACTATAAGTAATATAAATCAAAACAAGCATAGCATTATAACTGTATTTGGATGTGGAGGGGACAGGGATAGAACCAAACGGCCACTCATGACTGAGATTGCACTACGCTACAGTAATAAAGTTATAGTAACAACAGATAATTCTCGTAGTGAAAATCCAGAAAACATAATTGCTGATATGGTTGCGACTCTTGCAGAAAAGACAAATATTGAAATAATTCTAGATCGTAGTTTGGCAATTGCAACTGCGGTGAAATCATTACAATCGGGAGATATTGTGCTTATTGCAGGTAAGGGTCATGAAATGTATCAAGATATCAAGGGTCTCAAAACTCATTTTAGTGACAGAGAAGAAGTAGAAAAAATTTTTACATTTTAG
- a CDS encoding UDP-N-acetylglucosamine 1-carboxyvinyltransferase, which translates to MKKESAQKQIATFIKTRREASNMTQKHFARALQTSQSAVARMEKGKQNFTTKQLSKISGVLKQNVVRIADLTDDFEITGGKKLHGTIETNTSKNGTMGLFCAALINKAPTVFHGIPKIEELYRMIEVFESIGVKIEWIAEHSIRITPPKVFRTESLNNVSAARIRSIIMLIGALVHNKKRFVIPHAGGCKMGERTIAAHRYALESLGVAITTKESVYEIKASKLHSADITLYEASDTAAENVLIASALIPGTTTLRFAPPNYQVQEVCFFLEKLGVSIEGIGTTTLVIHGKSEIKETIEYTNSEDPIESMMFIAAAIVTKSKLTITRCPIDFLRLELLKLEKMGLKTSYGKEYLSFNNRTKLVDITVYSSSMVAPQDKIHPLPYPGINSDNLPFFVPIATQVEGTTLIHDWMWENRAIYFTELNRLGASITLADPHRVLVQGPTKLVPAQIICPPALRPSMMILVAMLGAKGTSILRNVYAIKRGYERIDERLRSIGADIKILKSI; encoded by the coding sequence ATGAAAAAAGAGTCTGCTCAAAAACAAATTGCAACATTTATAAAAACTCGTCGTGAAGCCAGCAATATGACCCAGAAGCACTTTGCTCGTGCACTGCAGACCTCCCAAAGCGCTGTTGCTCGCATGGAAAAGGGCAAGCAGAATTTCACCACGAAGCAACTCTCAAAAATTAGTGGTGTATTGAAACAAAATGTTGTACGTATCGCAGATCTCACTGATGACTTCGAAATTACTGGTGGCAAAAAATTACACGGGACTATTGAAACTAATACTTCTAAAAATGGAACTATGGGACTTTTTTGTGCTGCGCTGATAAATAAAGCACCAACAGTATTTCATGGTATTCCTAAAATAGAAGAACTATACCGGATGATTGAAGTCTTTGAGAGTATCGGGGTTAAAATTGAATGGATAGCAGAACATAGCATTCGCATTACCCCACCGAAAGTATTCAGAACTGAATCACTCAATAATGTTTCAGCTGCTCGCATACGATCAATTATTATGCTCATTGGAGCACTTGTACACAACAAAAAGCGATTTGTTATTCCTCATGCTGGCGGATGCAAAATGGGCGAACGAACAATAGCGGCGCACCGGTACGCATTGGAATCATTAGGAGTGGCAATAACGACAAAAGAATCTGTATATGAAATTAAAGCAAGCAAACTGCACTCAGCTGATATTACCCTGTATGAAGCAAGTGATACGGCTGCCGAAAATGTACTCATAGCTTCTGCACTTATTCCAGGCACAACAACACTTCGTTTTGCTCCACCAAATTACCAAGTGCAAGAAGTCTGCTTTTTTCTTGAAAAATTAGGAGTGAGTATCGAAGGCATTGGCACCACAACGCTTGTCATCCATGGCAAAAGTGAAATCAAAGAAACAATTGAATACACAAACAGCGAAGACCCAATTGAGTCAATGATGTTTATAGCTGCTGCGATTGTTACTAAATCAAAACTTACGATTACTCGCTGCCCAATTGATTTCTTGCGACTTGAGCTTTTGAAATTAGAAAAGATGGGTCTCAAAACTTCCTATGGAAAAGAATACCTATCCTTCAACAATCGCACAAAACTTGTTGATATAACCGTTTACTCATCATCTATGGTTGCCCCCCAAGACAAAATTCATCCACTTCCCTATCCTGGCATTAATTCGGATAACTTACCTTTTTTTGTACCTATTGCAACTCAAGTTGAAGGAACAACACTTATCCATGACTGGATGTGGGAAAATCGCGCTATTTATTTTACTGAGCTCAATCGACTTGGAGCATCAATCACGCTTGCTGATCCCCACCGAGTTCTCGTCCAAGGACCCACCAAACTCGTACCTGCCCAAATTATTTGTCCACCAGCGCTTAGACCTTCAATGATGATCCTTGTTGCCATGCTTGGTGCCAAAGGCACTTCAATACTGAGGAATGTCTACGCAATTAAACGAGGCTACGAGCGCATCGACGAGAGGTTGCGATCAATCGGCGCAGACATAAAAATTCTAAAAAGCATCTAG
- a CDS encoding rod shape-determining protein, producing MGLFSKKLGIDLGTANTLVFVPGKGIVLNEPSVVAVSELDNKILAIGNDAKEMIGRTPESIIAYRPMKDGVIADYRVTEAMLRYFISKALGKWNLIKPEVMISVPAGVTSTERRAVVEAAIKAGAKNAYVVKEPILAAIGAGIPIHESRGYMIVDIGGGTTDVAVISLGGIVACTSVKCAGNKIDQAIADYIKKTFSLAIGDKTAEEVKIRIGAAVPLEEELTMTIKGRDFIQGLPRSAQVSTNEIVKAIDSELRQMIRAIKDVLQETPPELASDIIDQGIIMTGGSSMLRNLPDLVYRKTGVKARLAEDALYCVAKGTGIAINHLDTYKKTIISKR from the coding sequence ATGGGACTTTTTTCTAAAAAATTAGGCATTGATTTAGGGACGGCCAACACGCTCGTGTTTGTTCCAGGCAAAGGCATTGTCTTAAACGAGCCTTCAGTTGTCGCTGTTTCTGAGCTCGATAATAAGATTTTGGCTATCGGCAACGACGCCAAAGAAATGATCGGACGCACACCAGAAAGTATTATTGCCTACCGTCCAATGAAAGATGGTGTGATTGCAGACTATAGGGTAACAGAGGCTATGTTACGTTATTTTATCTCCAAAGCTCTCGGCAAATGGAATCTCATCAAGCCTGAAGTTATGATCTCTGTGCCTGCGGGCGTGACCTCGACTGAACGCCGTGCAGTTGTTGAGGCTGCGATCAAAGCTGGTGCCAAGAATGCATATGTTGTCAAAGAACCGATCTTGGCAGCGATCGGAGCGGGTATACCGATCCATGAATCTCGAGGCTATATGATCGTTGATATCGGCGGAGGTACGACAGATGTGGCAGTGATATCTCTTGGCGGTATCGTTGCGTGCACGTCGGTCAAATGTGCTGGCAATAAAATTGATCAGGCAATCGCTGATTATATTAAGAAAACATTTAGCTTGGCTATCGGAGATAAGACTGCTGAAGAAGTAAAAATCCGTATCGGGGCAGCCGTACCACTCGAAGAAGAACTTACGATGACGATCAAAGGTCGTGACTTTATCCAAGGTCTACCACGCTCAGCACAAGTGTCGACCAATGAAATCGTCAAAGCTATCGATAGTGAACTTAGGCAAATGATACGCGCCATTAAAGATGTGCTCCAAGAAACCCCACCTGAGCTTGCCTCAGATATTATTGATCAAGGCATCATTATGACTGGTGGTTCTTCTATGCTTCGCAATCTACCAGACCTCGTATATAGAAAAACTGGTGTCAAAGCGAGACTCGCCGAAGATGCACTGTATTGTGTCGCCAAAGGCACTGGTATCGCTATCAACCATCTCGATACCTACAAAAAGACGATTATCTCTAAGCGTTAG
- the frr gene encoding ribosome recycling factor, whose translation MAYNFSSFKDKIAKAEEWLLHEYASLHTGRASPAILDGITVESYGTMQTLKNVASIGIEDAKTLKIAPWDKSLIPEIQKAIGAANIGLSTAPDDTGVRVIFPMLTTETRERLVKVVKERLEDARITIRKEREEEQSNMKDAAMSEDEHFRAKEELQKYVDEANKKLEGLFEKKQTEVMN comes from the coding sequence ATGGCATACAATTTCTCATCATTTAAAGATAAGATTGCGAAAGCGGAAGAATGGCTTTTGCATGAATACGCATCACTTCATACAGGACGTGCAAGTCCAGCAATACTAGACGGTATAACTGTCGAATCATATGGCACTATGCAGACACTAAAAAATGTTGCATCTATCGGTATTGAAGATGCCAAAACACTCAAAATCGCTCCGTGGGACAAATCACTGATTCCTGAAATCCAAAAAGCAATCGGTGCAGCAAATATTGGCCTATCAACAGCGCCGGATGATACAGGAGTTAGAGTTATTTTCCCAATGCTGACGACTGAAACGAGAGAGCGATTGGTCAAGGTCGTCAAAGAACGACTCGAGGATGCACGTATTACGATTAGAAAAGAGCGCGAAGAAGAACAGTCAAACATGAAGGATGCAGCAATGTCCGAAGATGAGCATTTTAGAGCTAAAGAAGAATTACAGAAGTACGTTGATGAAGCAAACAAAAAACTCGAAGGGTTGTTTGAGAAAAAGCAAACTGAAGTAATGAATTAA
- the ftsA gene encoding cell division protein FtsA, giving the protein MIRTILAGIDVGSQTTRIVVCEKKSGEYPRVLGVGTAPSLGIHHGYITNLKLACESIKQALAEAEKSAGVRVRQVMIGIGGITLGTDIGLGSAIISKADSEITHLDVKKALDQSEESIIIANKKIIDSYPIAYRLDGKELLGEPEGMKGVKLEVRSLFVTALGQHIDSLIVAVSDAGLEVIDVVPAPVASAAGILSDKQRMAGCVLANFGAETLSTIVYEDNKLVSLQIFPIGGNDITNDIALGLKIPLEEADGIKIGSIMSNTPKKKLDEIVNARLEDMFDLIDAQLKKIRRNGLLPAGAILIGGSSQFPMIDEAARAALRLPAKFGIDILVERTKGKLRDTAFAVAYGLCVLDRDDTAKRRPDSSSGLLESIKQFFLRIGNQLLP; this is encoded by the coding sequence ATGATACGCACCATTCTAGCTGGTATTGATGTTGGTTCACAAACTACTCGCATAGTCGTCTGTGAAAAAAAATCTGGAGAATATCCAAGAGTTTTAGGTGTAGGCACTGCACCGTCTTTAGGTATACATCATGGCTACATCACAAATCTTAAACTTGCGTGTGAGAGTATTAAACAAGCATTGGCTGAAGCAGAGAAAAGCGCGGGCGTACGAGTACGGCAGGTCATGATCGGTATTGGTGGTATTACATTAGGTACTGACATAGGCCTCGGTAGCGCAATTATTTCAAAAGCCGATAGTGAGATTACTCACCTTGATGTCAAGAAAGCTTTGGATCAATCTGAGGAATCAATTATTATTGCAAATAAGAAAATAATTGATAGCTACCCGATTGCCTATCGCTTAGATGGTAAAGAGCTTCTCGGAGAACCTGAAGGCATGAAAGGAGTAAAACTCGAAGTCAGATCATTATTTGTTACTGCACTTGGCCAACATATTGACTCCCTTATTGTAGCCGTTTCTGACGCTGGACTCGAGGTAATCGACGTTGTCCCTGCACCAGTTGCTAGTGCTGCCGGCATACTATCTGATAAGCAACGTATGGCTGGCTGCGTGCTCGCAAATTTTGGAGCAGAAACACTTTCAACAATTGTCTACGAGGATAACAAACTAGTCTCGCTACAAATTTTTCCTATTGGAGGCAATGACATAACAAATGATATTGCGCTTGGTCTCAAAATTCCTCTTGAAGAAGCTGATGGTATCAAAATCGGCAGTATCATGAGCAACACACCAAAAAAGAAACTGGATGAAATAGTCAATGCTAGACTTGAAGATATGTTTGATCTTATTGATGCGCAATTAAAAAAAATCCGTCGTAACGGCCTCCTGCCTGCCGGTGCAATACTGATTGGCGGAAGTTCCCAATTTCCCATGATAGATGAGGCAGCACGAGCAGCACTAAGACTACCAGCAAAATTTGGTATTGATATTCTCGTCGAACGCACCAAAGGCAAACTACGCGACACTGCATTTGCAGTTGCGTATGGACTTTGTGTCCTTGATCGCGATGACACCGCAAAACGTCGTCCTGATTCTTCTTCAGGATTACTGGAATCAATAAAACAGTTCTTCCTTCGCATAGGAAACCAGCTCTTACCCTAG